One stretch of Niallia sp. XMNu-256 DNA includes these proteins:
- a CDS encoding ferritin: MNEELQRLFNNLIQTEHVSTTLYLAMSAYIGKLNLTGIAHWLRLQSEEERTHMLTLIDFVVNRDGTVLLSSLPAQPSDFGTPLETFQKVLTHEQFVTNSYRQAYNYANQTDPQAAVIIQDFLREQIDEEAQVKTIIDRLKLAEGNPSALLLLDQELGARKATTTAPAAG, translated from the coding sequence ATGAATGAGGAACTTCAAAGGTTATTTAATAATTTGATTCAAACTGAACATGTATCAACGACTTTATATCTTGCTATGTCTGCATATATCGGGAAATTAAACTTAACAGGTATAGCTCACTGGTTAAGATTGCAATCAGAAGAGGAAAGAACACATATGCTCACCTTAATTGATTTTGTTGTAAATCGGGATGGTACTGTCCTACTAAGCAGTCTCCCCGCTCAACCAAGCGATTTTGGTACACCGCTAGAAACTTTTCAAAAAGTATTAACTCATGAACAATTTGTTACAAATTCTTATCGTCAAGCCTATAACTACGCCAATCAAACAGACCCGCAAGCTGCTGTCATTATACAAGACTTTTTAAGAGAACAGATCGACGAGGAAGCACAAGTAAAAACCATTATTGATCGGCTTAAACTTGCTGAAGGAAACCCTTCTGCCCTTTTATTATTAGATCA